The sequence CATAGAGCAACAAGTAAGTAAAGTTTACGCTCAGCCAGTTATTCACTTTAGCGGTAATTACGTTGTCCCACCTTACGTCCCACACATCCAGGCTTTCGAAACGCGAGAACAATCTCAATTTGCTTGCAAGCGCGATATTGTCGTCGAGCTTAAAATTCATATCCGTAACGGATTCGAATCCCGTTTCGAACTTGAACGTTTCGATTTCGCTCGTTTCAGGGTCGTCGGTATATTGAATAAATCGGTTCGATATTACCTCCTGAAATGCGACGCCGATTCTTGTGGTAATGTTCGAATATTTGTCGTAAGCGAAGCCGAAGGTTTGAGTAATATAACCGGGATCGAAAAAATCCGACACGTTGGGAGCGCCGGTTAATTTGTAGTCGTATCCTTTGGTAACCTGCGTTCTCAAAGAATTCGAAAAGAACGGGTCGACAGCCCAGCCGGCTTTATACGAAAGGACGTCTTCCATAAATAGATCGTTTTCCGTAGTTTTATAAGTGGCTTCGCCTATTTTCGCCCTTCCGTAAACGGCTTTTAATTGATGTTTGAAATTCCATTTGTCTGCGCCGTATTTCAATTTAAAGTCGCCGTACAATGTCCAGGCGATCGAATTCTCGCCTCCCTTTACCCAATTATTGAAAGCCACCTGATTGATGCCGAGTCCCGTTGTCAATCCGGGAATCCACTTCCCTTTCAACGAGTCGGGAGTTTGCGCTAAAATAAGACCGAGTGAAAACAAGTAAATAATGACAGTTCTG comes from Melioribacter roseus P3M-2 and encodes:
- a CDS encoding DUF3078 domain-containing protein, coding for MAYRTVIIYLFSLGLILAQTPDSLKGKWIPGLTTGLGINQVAFNNWVKGGENSIAWTLYGDFKLKYGADKWNFKHQLKAVYGRAKIGEATYKTTENDLFMEDVLSYKAGWAVDPFFSNSLRTQVTKGYDYKLTGAPNVSDFFDPGYITQTFGFAYDKYSNITTRIGVAFQEVISNRFIQYTDDPETSEIETFKFETGFESVTDMNFKLDDNIALASKLRLFSRFESLDVWDVRWDNVITAKVNNWLSVNFTYLLLYEKAQSLKTQTKEALQIGITYSIL